In Syntrophomonadaceae bacterium, the DNA window CGCAATCGCCTGCTCGACCTGCCGATGAATTTGCTCCAATTCTGTCTGGGCGGCGATGCCTTCTCCCACCAAGACTTTGGCCAGATGTTGGATGGGATCCCGCTCTTTCCACTGGCGCAGTTCCTCGTCACTCCGGTAAACACAAGGATCGCCCTTGTAATGCCCCTCATGCCGGTAAGTCTTGCATTCCAGGAGGGTAGGTCCTGCCCCGGCCCTGGCTCTGGCCACCGCCTGACAGGCCGCCTGGTAAACGGCCCGCACATCGTTGCCATCCACAATTACTCCGGGGATATTATAGGCTTTGGCCCGGTCGGCAATATCCGTTACCGCCACCGCTTCTTTAGCCGGGACAGTGATGCCGTACAGGTTATTTTCGCAAACAAAAAGCACCGGCAGCCGCCAGATTGCCGCCAAATTCATGGACTCGTGAAAAACCCCCTGATTGGTTGCGCCATCACCGAAAAAAGCCACCGCCACCTGATCCGTCCCCCGGTACTGGGAAGACAAGGCTGCGCCGACAGCGACAGGAATTCCTGCCGCTACAATACCATTGGCCCCCAGGTTGCCGGTATCCAGATCGGCGATGTGCATGGAACCTCCCTTGCCCTTGCAGCAACCGGTAGCCTTCCCCAAGAGCTCGGCCATGGTCCGGTTAATATCGGTTCCTTTAGCCAGGCAATGGCCATGCCCCCGGTGGGTGCTGACGATATAATCATCCTGCCGCAGGGCATGGCATACCCCGACTGCCACCGCCTCTTCGCCGATATAAAGGTGCATGGAGCCCCGGATCAGGCCTTGAGTAAAAAACTCAATGGCCTTTTCTTCGAACCGGCGGATCTTGACCATATCTTCGTACATTATTAACAACTTATCGCTAGATAGTTCCAACTAGCTTCCCTCCTGCACTAAAAATACGTTAAGGAATTAAAAGGCCTTTGATGCCTTTTCCGCTGGCGATGGTTTCGAAGGCTATCTCCCATTCATCCAAAGGAAACTTGTGGGTTATAAGAGGATCGACCCGCACCTGGCCGCTGCCGATCATCGCCAGTGCCCGCTCCCAATCCAGATATTTAGAACTGAAGCTGAAGGCCACGTCTATCGCCTTGAATACCGCCGAAGACCATATGATGCCTTGTTTGCCAACCTCAGGAATTCCCAGGGCAATGATCCGGCCTTGGGGCCGTACCATGGCAATGGCTTGATTGATAGTGACATCAAGCCCGGCGCACTCTACCACCACATCTGCCCCTCCTCCGCCGGTAAGGTTTTGCACCAGTTCAAGCGGATCTTCTTCGGCGATATTAATTACATGGTCAATACCCAGATTCCTGGCTACCGGCAGCCTTAAGTCCGCATCGGATGGAGCGCCGGTGATTACGACCCTGGCGCCGCAGCTTTTGGCGATCTGGGCACATAAAAGACCTACAGGCCCTGGGCCCAAGACTACCACCAGATCCCCCGGCAGTACCCGTCCCCGGTCCAGCATGGCTTGGGCGGCAATGGCCGTAGGCTCCACCACCGCTGCCTGTTCAAATGAGACATTATCGGGGATTCTGTGGAGCAAGGCTGCCGGCATAGTGATAAACCCGGCAAAACACCCGTCAATTCCCCATCCCGGCGCCCGCTTGGAAAGACAGATCTGCAAATTGCCTGTGCGACAATGGCGGCAATTGCCACAGGCCCTGGTATGGAGCTCGCTCACAACCCGGTCCCCTACTTGCCAGCCAGAAACCCTATCTCCTAATCCGGCAATTTCCCCGGCAAACTCATGCCCCAGGATTACCGGCGGCCAGTAAGGAAATTGATCGCTTAAGATATGAATATCACTCCCGCAAATCCCGCCGGCCATAACCTTGATTAATACCTCTCCAGGCCCCGGGCGGGGCTCCTGCACCTCTCTGATTTCAACCAGACCCGGCCCTTTAGCCATTTTAACCAACGCCCGCATCAGCTCACCTCTTATCGTCGTTTTTAAACATCACAAAAACTGCAGAACAGATTCAACACACCGTTATCAACGGAAAAGACCGCAAAACATTAATTTTCGGAATGCAGACACAGAATAAAAATTCTGCATTCACACCAAAAAACCTTCCTTCTTATCCCCAAAACCATCGATTTCTGGTATAGTAATCATTAATAGCCAGAATTAAGGAGATGGAGGCTAAGCAGATGCAGGAAATATCCCTCGGATACGGCAAAACCAAATTGTCCTTTACAGTGCCCCAGACAAATCTTTTGGGCATTATCACACCTAAACAGACTGCAGCTTTAGCTTCACCGGATGCTCTGCTTAAGCAGGCTTTGGCTTCTCCTATCGGCTGTCCGCCTTTAAAAGATATTGTCCAGCCTGGTGAAAAAATTGCTGTGATCATCAGCGATATTACCCGCCCTTGCCCTACCGCTTTGATGCTCCCTCCCCTCTTGGCCGAGCTGAACACGGCCGGG includes these proteins:
- the pdhA gene encoding pyruvate dehydrogenase (acetyl-transferring) E1 component subunit alpha, which produces MYEDMVKIRRFEEKAIEFFTQGLIRGSMHLYIGEEAVAVGVCHALRQDDYIVSTHRGHGHCLAKGTDINRTMAELLGKATGCCKGKGGSMHIADLDTGNLGANGIVAAGIPVAVGAALSSQYRGTDQVAVAFFGDGATNQGVFHESMNLAAIWRLPVLFVCENNLYGITVPAKEAVAVTDIADRAKAYNIPGVIVDGNDVRAVYQAACQAVARARAGAGPTLLECKTYRHEGHYKGDPCVYRSDEELRQWKERDPIQHLAKVLVGEGIAAQTELEQIHRQVEQAIAAASAFALESPEPSPEDLLQDVFAS
- a CDS encoding zinc-binding dehydrogenase; the protein is MRALVKMAKGPGLVEIREVQEPRPGPGEVLIKVMAGGICGSDIHILSDQFPYWPPVILGHEFAGEIAGLGDRVSGWQVGDRVVSELHTRACGNCRHCRTGNLQICLSKRAPGWGIDGCFAGFITMPAALLHRIPDNVSFEQAAVVEPTAIAAQAMLDRGRVLPGDLVVVLGPGPVGLLCAQIAKSCGARVVITGAPSDADLRLPVARNLGIDHVINIAEEDPLELVQNLTGGGGADVVVECAGLDVTINQAIAMVRPQGRIIALGIPEVGKQGIIWSSAVFKAIDVAFSFSSKYLDWERALAMIGSGQVRVDPLITHKFPLDEWEIAFETIASGKGIKGLLIP